A stretch of DNA from Halodesulfovibrio sp. MK-HDV:
GTTCTGTTCAATTGTAAGGAAGCGTTTGCCTTTTTTAGCAAGATCGCGAAGTACTTCAGATGGGAACGGGTACAGAGTCAGAGGACGTACCAGACCAACTTTTTTTCCTTCGGAACGCAGGCGGCGAACGGTAGATTTAACAATACGGCCAATGGAGCCGAATGCTACAATTACGAGATCTGCATCGTCGCATTCGAAAACGTCTGCGCGTGCTTCTACCTGCATTGCTTCATACTTAGACTGAAGGTTGCGGTTCTGCCCTGCAAGTGCACCATCTTCGAGGAAGAGGGACTTGAGCAGACGTTTTTTACGACCTTTTGCACCATCAATGCGCCAGTCTTCTGCGCCGTGGTTGTCAGCAGCTTTCGGTTCCCAAGGGGTTACCGGTTCTTTCATCTGGCCAACAATAGCATCAGCAAGAACGAGAACAGGGTTACGGTATTTAAATGCAAGGTCGAATGCCTCGATCATCATGTCGTAGCCTTCCTGACAGGTACCTGGAGCGAGAACGAGGGTACGGTAATCACCGTGTCCGCCGCCTCGGGTAGACTGGAAGTAGTCACCCTGAGAAGAACCAATGTCTCCAAGACCCGGACCACCACGGTTAACGTTAACAATAACACCTGGAAGCTCAGAGCCTGCCATGTAGGAAATAGCTTCCTGCATGAGAGATACGCCCGGAGAAGAAGAGGTGGTCATTGCACGCGCGCCGCCAGCAGCAGCACCGAGAAGCATGTTTGCTGCTGCTACTTCAGATTCAGCCTGAACAAATTCACCGTCGACAGTTGCCATTTCGGTAGAAAGAAATTCAGGAATATCGTTCTGTGGAGTAATAGGGTAGCCGAAGTAACAGGTACAACCAGCGGCAAGTGCGCCGCGGGACATCGCTTCGTTACCTTTAATGAAAATACGTTTTGTATCGGACATGGCTACTTCTCCTTTTTCTCTTCGCGATAGACCTTGATAACAAGGTCAGGGCAAATAAGCGCACAGGAAGTACAACCTGTACAGTTTTCCATGTCTTCTGCTTTTACCTCAGCCACTTTATACCCTTGCTGGTTAAAGCGGGAGGACTGGCAGATAATTTTCTTTGGGCAAACGGTAGAACAGAGCATGCAGCCCTTACACCGTTCTTCGCGGAATTCAACGCGCGCCATGTGTTCACCTCGACTTTATAAGTAAGATCAATATTTTGCCGTATGTTAGTTAGCAACGAACGGCTTGTTTATAGAGTAACGCGGATAATTATGTCAAAAGTGGGAGTGTATTACAATACCCATTATAAACATCTTCAAATGTTTAGAGAATCAGCATTGAATCCCCGTAACTGAATACGCGGAAGCCTTGTGATATGGCATCGGCGTAACCATCCAGCACGCGCTGCTTTGAAGCGAATGCGCTAATCATCATAAGCAACGTAGATTCCGGCAAATGGAAGTTTGTGATCATGTGATCCACAACATTAAATTTGTATCCGGGGTAGATAAAGATATTTGTCCACCCTTTGAACGGTGCAATGCTGCCTACTTCTCTAAAAGCGCCTTCCAATACACGGGAAGAGGTTGTTCCAACAGCGATAACTGGACGACCTTCTGCTTTTGCCCTGGCAATCTTCTGTGCAGTTTCTTCTGACAATTCAAGAAATTCTTTGTGCATTTCGTGTTCACGAATATCATCACAACGCACTGGTGAAAAGGTTCCGTACCCTACGTACAGAGTTACTTCTGCCCATTCAATTCCGTTTTGTGAAAGCTGGTCACGCATTTCTTCAGTAAAGTGTAGACCGGCAGTTGGCGCAGCAACGGAACCAAGCTGGCTATCGTCTGCGTAAACTGTCTGGTAGCGATCTTTATCCGCTGTGGTGTCCTCGCGTTTAATGTACGGAGGCAGCGGCAGATGCCCTTGCTGTAAGAAATGGTCTTTCAGGTCACCACGCCAGTTGATGGTTGCTTCGCAACGTCCAAACTCAGCGGTTTCTGTGACTTCAACCCACAAATCGTCGCCAAATTCTGCTTTGGTGCCTACTTTTACGCGTTTAGACATACGCATAAGACCTTCAACAGTGGCGCTTTTCCACTCGCCTTGCTCTACTGGTTTAACCAGCGGGAGCGGGGTAAGCATGAGAAATTCTACTTTACCGCCGGATGGACGGTTTCCGAACAGACGAGCAGGCAGTACTTTTGAGTTATTAACTACAAGTAATGCATTTTTTGGTAGATACTTACCAAGGTCTGAAAACATTGCTGCATGGTTCTCGCCGCTTTCTTTGTCGATAACAAATAAACGAGAGCTGCCGCGCTTGTCGGACGGATGCTGAGCTACCTGATCTTCAGGGAGCTCATACGTATATGCTGAAAGCCTGAAATCATCAGGAATTGTCTGTAAATCTTTTTTGGTACAGTGGCTATCGCGTTCCATTATTAATAATCCATTCTCTGTTATTTAGGGATGGTGGAAAATTGCGGTTTATCTTGCATTGCGCTATTCATATCCCACGTAACATTATATACATGATGTGCACTCCATGTGCCTACACCTGAACTCTATAAGACTCAATCATAAAGGAGCGGCCAATGCGAGCCCGACTAGTTTTTTCCATAGTAGCTCTTTGCGTGATGCTATCCGGTTGTTCTCTTG
This window harbors:
- a CDS encoding 3-methyl-2-oxobutanoate dehydrogenase subunit VorB, producing MSDTKRIFIKGNEAMSRGALAAGCTCYFGYPITPQNDIPEFLSTEMATVDGEFVQAESEVAAANMLLGAAAGGARAMTTSSSPGVSLMQEAISYMAGSELPGVIVNVNRGGPGLGDIGSSQGDYFQSTRGGGHGDYRTLVLAPGTCQEGYDMMIEAFDLAFKYRNPVLVLADAIVGQMKEPVTPWEPKAADNHGAEDWRIDGAKGRKKRLLKSLFLEDGALAGQNRNLQSKYEAMQVEARADVFECDDADLVIVAFGSIGRIVKSTVRRLRSEGKKVGLVRPLTLYPFPSEVLRDLAKKGKRFLTIEQNCGQMVDDVRLSVRGIADSEFHGHMPGDLPGSDDFLAPIIKHLED
- a CDS encoding 4Fe-4S dicluster domain-containing protein, with protein sequence MARVEFREERCKGCMLCSTVCPKKIICQSSRFNQQGYKVAEVKAEDMENCTGCTSCALICPDLVIKVYREEKKEK
- the queA gene encoding tRNA preQ1(34) S-adenosylmethionine ribosyltransferase-isomerase QueA: MERDSHCTKKDLQTIPDDFRLSAYTYELPEDQVAQHPSDKRGSSRLFVIDKESGENHAAMFSDLGKYLPKNALLVVNNSKVLPARLFGNRPSGGKVEFLMLTPLPLVKPVEQGEWKSATVEGLMRMSKRVKVGTKAEFGDDLWVEVTETAEFGRCEATINWRGDLKDHFLQQGHLPLPPYIKREDTTADKDRYQTVYADDSQLGSVAAPTAGLHFTEEMRDQLSQNGIEWAEVTLYVGYGTFSPVRCDDIREHEMHKEFLELSEETAQKIARAKAEGRPVIAVGTTSSRVLEGAFREVGSIAPFKGWTNIFIYPGYKFNVVDHMITNFHLPESTLLMMISAFASKQRVLDGYADAISQGFRVFSYGDSMLIL